The genomic region aaaaacggacgccggcatcaaaaacaagacaccagcggcgcttcgcaaattttttgccgtttcactattcattatttgcccatcactattggtgagTGAACATATACTGGCTATTTATGGCACCCTTTCACTTCTTTGATTTCTATTAGAGCAAAGATAATATCTGTGTATTGTCTATAGAAGATAAAGATAGAAAAACAGGTGGGTGTTCCTGACTGGCACATTTACACGACGCCCAGTTTTCCAATACACATATTTTTAATCTAGCAAACTTCATCAACAATAATTCTTGATCTTACAAACATTTGGTGGCTATAAAATGATATCTCTGCCTTTATGAACACATTTACTCATTTGTAAGGAAGGACTTTAGGTTATGAGAAGATCTTCCAACCTTTGGAAGCAAAGAACATGTCCCCTAGTTTCTCCTCCTTGAGGGCTGCCGTGTGATCTGAAAACTAAATGATTTGGGCTGGTTACTAATGAAGATTTCGACAAGACAAAGAAAGGGAATAATCCACTTTCATTTTCCCGTTtcaattgtatattatattattacttttaaACCATTTCAGGATGTGggacttgcaacaggatcttgacaaactggcaatctgggcagctaagtggcaaatgagattcaatgttgataaatgtaaagtcaggcacctgggatgtaagaatatccacttatacccttaatgggactgcactaggcaaatccattatggaaaaggaccttggagtccttgtagatgataaacttgtctgtagcaagcaatgccagtcagcagcatcaagggcaaataaggtcttgagttgtattaaaaggggcatagagtcacgggaggagggggtcattcttccactgtatagagcacttgtaaggccccatctagaatatgccgtacagttttggtctcgatcactcaaacaggacattattgtattagagagggtacagagaagggcaactaagctggtaaaaggtattgaaaatcttagctatgaggaaagactggccaaattgggaatgttcacactggagaagaggcgcttaaggggtgatatgataactatgtataaatatataaggggatcatataataatctctctaatgctttatttaccagtaggtctttcgagctgacacaaggtcacccattccaattagaagaaaagaggttccggctaaatattgggaagggtttttttacagtgagagctgtgaagatgtggaattgtctccctgaatcagttgtactggctgatacattagatagctttaagaaggggttggatggtgtttagcaagtgagggaatacagggttatgggagatagctcatagtacaagttgatccagggactggtatgtttgccatcttggagtcaggaaggaatttttcccctctgaggcaaattggagaggcttcagatgggttttttttgccttcctctggatcaactggcagataggcaggttaaaataaagttaggttgaacttaatggacgtgggtccttttttcaacctaaatgactatattactatgtatttCAATTTCTGACATTTCActttaataaatgcttttttttttttgtccacccCACCACTAACAAAAGGGCGGAATGTCAGTAAAACACAAAGCGACACCATCAAAATGCTGAAGCTACTGACTCTTTTGGCTCTCAGAAACCTGCAAAGCATTCTGCTGTCATAAAGTCTTGAAATAAAGGCACTGCATTGTCACTAAACATCTATCAGGACACTAAAGCTTGAGAGATATAAAGAGAAAGCGCCAACAGATGCAGTTAGTAGTTTAGGGGGGTGCTCCATGGTCCTACAGCTCTTTCTGCAAAAGCTGCTTTTGGATGAAATCAGTCTCTTCTTCAACATGATCCTAAGTGAAGTCCTAAGTCCCTAATCTTCATCATGTCCCGATGCTTATCCAAGTAAGAGCAAACTAGATGTATCAATTGGGTTATAGCGTTGTGCAGGGTGTAGTGTGATGTGACTGTAGTATCAGTGCAGGAAAACACAACACCGACAAACACAGTTTAGAACGTAATGTATACTACACGTCTACTGGGGGTTTATTTTTATGGAATTGTTTTTAAGCAGATCTGGACACATGGGAGAAACTTGCAAATATGTCTGTTAGATGGCCATACAGAGGCAAACGTTGTggttatttttacatatttggtCATAAAGGTAGCAATCTACCAAATGGTCAAATGGTATTAATCTACCTGCTTGTGCATTGGCTCCAGAGATGGTACCACTGACATGCTGAATTTAATGCGCAGATCGAGACTGATCCAATCATTTGTCCATCAGTGTCTATTGCTCTACCAAGACTGACCACCAATGATCAACAGGTAAAATCAGAATGTGCCAAACTGCCTGGCATAGGATGgctcaccttaaagggattctgtcatgatttttatgatgtattttctatttctaaatgacactgcaaataattcactctacaatataaaatgtcattcctgaaccagcaagcgtaattttttttagcaagtgcagttattttattggcaatattggtgtgtaggtgcatctcaggtcattttgcctggtcatgtgctttcagaaagagccagcactttaggatggaactgctttctggcaggctgttgtttctcctactcaatgtaactgaatgtgtctcagtgggacctggattttactattgagtgctgttcttagatctaccaggcagctgttatcttgtgttagggagccactatctggttaccttcccattgttctgttgttaggctgctggggggggggaagagagaagGGTGATATCaatcaacttgcagtacagcagtaaagggtgactgatgtttatcagagcacaagtcaaatgactgggggcacctgggaaactgacaatatgtctaaatctgtttgcttttttgagaaacaaatttcagtgccgaattctgctgaagcagcactattaactgatgaattttgaagaaaaaaaaagttttcccaagacagtatccctttaagatatgtcTTAGTTTAGACATGGTTCCATCTAATTTAAGCTCCTTACAgcgattttttttactaaactgatGTGAGTGAAATATTTCAGTATGGCGTTAGAGAATGTCATAGAAGAACAGAAGATCACCGGCACAACTGGGTAATattagcagggaaaacccttgcttgtttattgcggatgcaacgtttcggggcgtaaccccatgcttgacaaaggggttacaccctgaaacgttgcatccgcaataaacgagcaagggttttccctgctaatATTACCCAGTTGTGCCGGTGATCTTCTGTTCTTCTATACTGAATTTGAGGTTGCCAATCCTCTTTCATCGAGGATTCATATCTATTAGACGGTCAGGGTGTGTGAGGGTAATTTCTTCTTTTCCGTTAGAGAATGTCATGTCAGGAGATGGGATAAAGATGAAGGAAGCTTAATATCCCCCAGCAGGTAACCCTGAATATGAGCCATTAATGGGAACACACTACTTAAGGCTTCAACAACTGTACCCAGTGTCATATAGAAGTATAAATGTGATGTGTCTTCTAGAGGTAAAAGTGGTGGAACTGGGTGGAGAAAAGGTGAGAGAATGTTTTTGTAAACACTCAGATTCATGAGATTTCAAGGCATCTGTTAACGTTACACATCGATGTGTATCCCGTGCTTTGTCGTCATGAGTTGTCTCGTTCCAGTGAGACACATGATTAGGGAGCACAGGCTGGGCATGGAGGCAGTGATCATCACATAGAGCCAGTAAGGCAGAGGGGATGTCTTTCCAAACGGACAGATCCACAGTCCGTGGCGTATTCCGTCTCGAACATGGTGGGAAGTCCATGATATAAACAGCATCCAAGGAAGGAAACACCAGGAGTCCTTAAGTCTCAGGAGCTGCATGAGGAACTTGAGTGTGAGGGCCACCACCGGAATGAGAGTGGAGCAATGGAGAGGGGGGCGACGCTGAAGGTTTGTAGCAGCCTAGAGAAAGGACAGCACAATGTGACACATggacacggggaggcacatttatcaaaggtcaaatttctgattcataaataaacccccataaatttgaaattcgaccatccgaaatttatcaaaaaaaaaaatcgaatttttaaaactcagatgaattaaatcaacccaaaaactcaaatcgaatttgattttaaagaactcaatgaaattttttttttctccgaaaaaaatcctcacgtcaggaaggctgcaaacaactccaaattgacccctggacctctcccgctgacttaaacagcaattcggcaggttttaggtggtgaatagtcaaattcaagttcttaaagggccagagtgtgataaatttcgaaatttgaattaaaattcgaatcgggataattcacaattcgagtttgagagttttgaccataaaaaaaattgcattcaaattttcaattcgacccttaataaatctgcccctttgtgtttgcaCTATTCCTTCAAATCCTTGATAGTTAAAACAACcgatattttattaaggttcatcTTACAACACATCTTTGTCTGCACAGAGGAACAGGAATTTAAGGAAAATTTTTGCACCCtgtaaaaactataaacattCCATGTTGGTATGACCACAGTACCACGAGGACCATGAAATACCCACTATCACTCTCCAAACGGCAGAAAGATTTTCCTAAAGATGAGAGCCACTTGGGAGAATAGTTGCTGGGGTTGGTTGCAAGAGCTATAGAGACTTGGTCCATTCCAACACCTAAAAACATGCGTCTCTACGGCCCAATTTCCTTGGTATTATCGGCATGTGTGTGCTTCACGCAAGGgagtttaaactagggatgcaccgaatcctaatttgcatatgaaattgactttttgtcacaaaacaaggaagtaaaaatgttttccccttcacactcctaatttgcatatgaacattcggattcggttcggtattcggccgaatcttttgcaaacgatttgggggttcggccgaatccaaaatagtggattc from Xenopus laevis strain J_2021 chromosome 1S, Xenopus_laevis_v10.1, whole genome shotgun sequence harbors:
- the tmem267.S gene encoding transmembrane protein 267-like, whose protein sequence is MASEMEKTDALLHTFSMASALSSLGLGLFCFVADRVQQAAFIQQKDWLRALSDSTTHCVIGMWSWAIVIGLRKRSDFCEVALAGFFASVIDLDHFFLAGSVSLKAATNLQRRPPLHCSTLIPVVALTLKFLMQLLRLKDSWCFLPWMLFISWTSHHVRDGIRHGLWICPFGKTSPLPYWLYVMITASMPSLCSLIMCLTGTRQLMTTKHGIHIDV